Proteins encoded in a region of the Methylosinus trichosporium OB3b genome:
- a CDS encoding hydrogenase 4 subunit F — translation MSFLIDLALVSLLLTPLGAAVYLSFVSDYQRGARINVAVSGAVFVCALLLLVARPEPGSFLFVDDLNIVFVVLSTFIGFTTAMFSASYISHEIESGKLTPPFVRFYHAMYQSLMFAMNLGLLANNIGLMWVAVELATLTTVLMVGTYRTHEALEAAWKYFILGSVGIALALFGTIFVYMSAEPVIGEGYNAMVWTSLLQHAAEFNPHLLNVAFVFLMLGYGTKVGLAPMHAWLPDAHAEGPTPISAVLSGLLLNVALYAVLRYKMLLSANPTAIAPGTLMIALGLGSLIFAGFSLYSRNDVKRLFAYSSIEHMGIITFAFGMGGPLANFAGLLHMAMHSLTKSAIFFAVGHIAQVKGTQKIADIRGLTASHPLLGWGLVVGVVAIAGLPPLGVFMSEFLVVTSTFAREPLLAIPLVFGLLLSFGALLLRLTGLAFGPPSESVGEVRASFLPLVLHLTLVLIAGLYLPPRIVDWFQNVARLLG, via the coding sequence ATGAGCTTCTTGATCGATCTGGCGCTCGTCTCCTTGCTGCTGACGCCGCTCGGAGCCGCCGTTTATCTCTCTTTCGTGTCGGACTATCAGCGCGGCGCGCGCATTAATGTCGCGGTCAGCGGAGCAGTGTTCGTCTGCGCGCTCCTGCTGCTCGTCGCCCGGCCGGAGCCCGGCTCATTCCTCTTCGTCGATGACCTCAACATCGTCTTCGTGGTTCTGTCGACCTTCATCGGCTTCACCACGGCGATGTTCAGCGCGAGCTACATCTCGCATGAGATCGAGTCCGGGAAGCTGACGCCTCCCTTCGTGCGATTCTATCATGCGATGTATCAGTCACTGATGTTCGCGATGAATCTCGGGCTGCTGGCGAATAATATCGGCCTCATGTGGGTCGCCGTCGAGCTGGCGACGCTGACGACAGTCCTGATGGTCGGCACCTATCGCACGCATGAGGCGCTCGAAGCGGCGTGGAAATATTTCATCCTCGGCAGCGTCGGCATCGCGCTCGCGCTGTTCGGCACCATCTTCGTCTACATGTCGGCCGAGCCGGTGATCGGCGAAGGCTATAATGCGATGGTCTGGACCTCGCTGTTGCAGCACGCCGCCGAGTTCAATCCGCATCTTCTCAATGTCGCCTTCGTGTTTCTCATGCTCGGCTATGGGACGAAGGTCGGCTTGGCGCCGATGCACGCCTGGCTGCCGGATGCGCATGCCGAAGGTCCGACGCCGATCTCGGCGGTGCTGTCGGGCCTTCTGCTCAATGTCGCGCTCTATGCGGTGCTGCGATACAAAATGCTGCTCTCGGCCAATCCCACCGCGATCGCGCCGGGAACGCTGATGATCGCGCTCGGCCTCGGATCGCTGATCTTCGCCGGCTTCTCTCTTTACTCCCGCAACGATGTGAAGCGGCTGTTCGCCTATTCCTCGATCGAGCACATGGGCATCATCACTTTCGCCTTCGGCATGGGCGGCCCGCTCGCCAATTTCGCCGGACTGCTGCATATGGCGATGCACAGCCTGACGAAATCCGCGATCTTCTTCGCCGTGGGTCACATCGCGCAGGTCAAGGGAACGCAGAAGATCGCCGATATTCGCGGCTTGACCGCCAGTCATCCGCTGCTCGGCTGGGGGCTCGTCGTCGGCGTCGTCGCCATCGCCGGGCTGCCGCCGCTCGGCGTGTTCATGAGCGAGTTTCTCGTCGTCACCTCGACCTTCGCGCGCGAGCCGCTGCTCGCCATTCCGCTCGTCTTCGGGCTGCTTCTGTCGTTCGGCGCGTTGCTGTTGCGTTTGACCGGGCTCGCCTTCGGCCCGCCCAGTGAGAGCGTCGGCGAGGTGCGCGCCTCGTTTCTGCCGCTGGTCCTGCATCTGACCCTGGTCCTCATCGCCGGTCTCTATCTTCCGCCGCGAATCGTCGACTGGTTTCAGAATGTGGCGCGTCTCCTCGGCTAG
- a CDS encoding NADH-quinone oxidoreductase subunit C, whose translation MALETTELKESMFRGDPVAHARGWPRHVVDRATWLEIVVGLAEGQGDLLGLWSDGEAVHMAVMERAARGFAIVTLECPDKSYPSVGRLHPPALRLERAIRDIYGVEAEESPDARRWLDHGRWGVRRPGAAAPSTDAPNMADSYEFLPVEGAGLHQIPVGPVHAGIIEPGHFRFTANGELVVRLEERLGYTHKGVETLMAGATLARGARLAGRVSGDSTVAYAIAFAGAVESALEMKVPRRAVYLRALMAELERLANHFGDIGAICNDAAFALMNAHCGVVRERFLRANRQCFGHRLLMDRVTIGGVTADVTPGAQNQLRKLVEETKALVPRLIELFGDTTSLQDRTVGTGHASSELVSKFGCGGVVGRASGRAFDARRTPGYAPYEELSFTLGASTEGDVDARVWVRFDEVRSSLSLVEQILDILPGGEWKNEAVPAPGAMREGVALVEGFRGDILAWVRIGADGMLERCQLRDPSWFQWPLLEAAIERNIVADFPLLNKSFNCSYSGTDL comes from the coding sequence ATGGCGCTTGAAACCACAGAGCTGAAAGAGAGCATGTTCAGAGGCGATCCTGTCGCTCATGCGCGCGGCTGGCCGCGCCATGTCGTCGACCGCGCGACATGGCTCGAGATCGTCGTCGGGCTCGCGGAAGGGCAGGGGGATTTGCTCGGCCTCTGGTCGGACGGCGAGGCCGTGCATATGGCGGTGATGGAGCGGGCCGCCCGCGGGTTCGCGATCGTCACGCTCGAATGTCCCGACAAGAGCTATCCGTCGGTCGGTCGCCTGCATCCGCCGGCGTTGCGGCTGGAGCGGGCCATTCGCGACATCTATGGCGTCGAGGCGGAGGAGAGCCCCGATGCGCGGCGCTGGCTCGATCACGGACGATGGGGCGTGCGGCGGCCGGGCGCGGCGGCTCCGAGCACTGATGCGCCCAATATGGCCGACTCCTATGAGTTTCTCCCTGTGGAGGGCGCGGGGCTCCATCAAATTCCGGTCGGGCCGGTCCATGCCGGCATCATCGAGCCGGGCCATTTCCGTTTCACCGCCAATGGCGAATTGGTGGTGCGGCTCGAGGAGCGTCTCGGCTACACGCATAAGGGCGTCGAGACGCTGATGGCGGGCGCGACGCTGGCGCGCGGCGCGCGCCTCGCGGGACGCGTGTCCGGCGACAGCACGGTCGCCTATGCGATCGCCTTCGCCGGCGCGGTGGAGAGCGCGCTCGAGATGAAGGTTCCGCGTCGGGCGGTCTATCTTCGCGCGCTGATGGCGGAGCTCGAACGGCTCGCCAATCACTTCGGCGATATCGGCGCCATCTGCAACGACGCCGCTTTCGCTCTCATGAACGCGCATTGCGGCGTCGTCCGCGAGCGTTTCTTGCGCGCTAATCGCCAGTGCTTCGGTCATCGGCTGTTGATGGATCGCGTGACCATCGGCGGAGTGACGGCGGATGTGACGCCGGGCGCGCAAAATCAGCTGCGCAAGCTGGTCGAGGAGACGAAGGCGCTCGTGCCGCGGTTGATCGAGCTGTTCGGCGATACAACGTCGCTGCAGGATCGCACGGTCGGCACGGGACATGCGTCGAGCGAGCTGGTGAGCAAATTCGGTTGCGGAGGCGTTGTCGGACGAGCCTCGGGCCGCGCTTTCGACGCTCGGCGTACGCCCGGCTATGCGCCCTATGAGGAACTGTCCTTCACGCTCGGCGCATCGACCGAAGGCGACGTCGACGCGCGCGTTTGGGTGCGGTTCGACGAGGTGCGATCGTCGCTGAGCCTCGTCGAGCAGATTCTCGATATTCTGCCGGGGGGAGAGTGGAAGAACGAGGCGGTCCCCGCGCCGGGCGCCATGCGCGAAGGCGTGGCGCTCGTCGAAGGATTTCGCGGCGACATACTGGCCTGGGTGAGGATCGGCGCCGACGGGATGCTGGAGCGTTGTCAGCTGCG
- the hyfB gene encoding hydrogenase 4 subunit B — MQLLVLLTSTLGLFATGAYAVVARARTDIGARVYRISAALCFVSFLTAVSALTAEPQLASAPLGLPWIGMHFRLDSLSAFFVAIIDLGGVAASVYAIGYGAHEKEPARVLPFFCAFLAAMNAVLLADDAFVFLVAWELMSLTSWALVLAHHEAEENRSASFIYLVMASFGTLALLMAFGLLAGSVGGYEFSTIRTATHAPWIAGVALALMILGAGSKAGLAPLHVWLPLAHPAAPSHVSALMSGVMTKVAIYGFIRVVFDLLGPPAYWWSIPLLVLGAASAVLGVLYLTVESDLKKLLAYSTIENIGIVFVALGLALAFKSQGVPLVAALAFTAALYHALNHSLFKSLLFFVAGAVQGATGERNIERLGGLIHKMPRTAFVALGGVIAISALPPLNGFVSEWLVFQSILLSPSLPQWSLKLIIAAVGGALALSAALCAGGFVRAYGVAFLGRPRSEPATAATEADDWSLGAMAGLLLACLLAGLLPSLVISVISPTVMSVIGAQMPTPGGMPFLSIAPIAESRSSYNGVVLFIFIVFSALLAARVVHRFGSHASKRGPAWDCGYPDPAPSTQYTASSFSQPIRRVFANAVFLARDFVDMPAPGDTRPARFTLNITDRVMENIYRPISGGVTFCSTQLDRFHSLPIQGYLMLVFVALIVLLSGIAIWQ, encoded by the coding sequence ATGCAGTTGCTGGTCTTATTGACATCGACACTCGGGCTGTTCGCGACGGGCGCCTATGCGGTCGTCGCCCGCGCGCGGACGGACATTGGCGCTCGCGTCTATCGAATATCCGCGGCGCTGTGCTTCGTCTCTTTTCTCACGGCGGTCTCGGCGCTCACCGCCGAGCCGCAGCTCGCATCTGCGCCGCTCGGCCTGCCCTGGATCGGAATGCATTTCCGGCTCGATTCGCTGAGCGCCTTCTTCGTCGCGATCATCGATCTCGGCGGCGTCGCGGCCAGCGTCTATGCGATCGGATATGGCGCGCACGAAAAGGAGCCGGCGCGGGTGCTGCCGTTTTTCTGCGCCTTTCTCGCGGCGATGAATGCGGTGCTCCTGGCCGATGACGCATTCGTCTTTCTGGTCGCCTGGGAGCTCATGTCGCTCACCTCCTGGGCGCTCGTGCTCGCGCATCATGAAGCGGAGGAGAATCGCAGCGCGAGCTTCATCTATCTGGTGATGGCGAGCTTCGGGACGCTGGCTCTGCTGATGGCCTTCGGTCTGCTCGCCGGATCGGTCGGCGGCTATGAGTTCTCCACCATTCGCACGGCGACGCATGCGCCTTGGATCGCCGGCGTCGCTCTGGCGCTGATGATCCTCGGCGCGGGCTCGAAGGCCGGCCTCGCGCCTCTGCATGTGTGGCTCCCGCTCGCGCATCCCGCGGCGCCGAGCCATGTCTCCGCTCTCATGAGCGGCGTGATGACCAAAGTGGCGATCTACGGCTTCATTCGCGTCGTGTTCGATCTTCTCGGCCCGCCGGCCTATTGGTGGAGCATTCCCTTGCTCGTGCTCGGCGCGGCCTCGGCCGTGCTCGGCGTGCTCTATCTCACGGTCGAGAGCGATCTCAAGAAGCTGCTCGCCTACAGCACGATCGAGAACATCGGCATCGTCTTCGTCGCGCTCGGCCTCGCGCTGGCGTTCAAGTCGCAAGGCGTTCCGCTGGTGGCGGCGCTCGCCTTCACGGCGGCGCTCTATCACGCCCTGAACCATTCCTTGTTCAAGAGCCTGCTGTTCTTCGTCGCCGGCGCGGTGCAAGGCGCGACTGGCGAGCGCAACATCGAGCGCCTCGGCGGTCTCATCCACAAGATGCCGCGCACCGCCTTCGTGGCGCTCGGCGGCGTCATCGCCATCTCGGCGCTGCCGCCGCTCAACGGCTTCGTGTCGGAATGGCTCGTGTTCCAGTCGATCCTTCTCAGCCCATCGCTGCCGCAGTGGAGCCTCAAGCTCATCATCGCGGCCGTGGGCGGAGCGCTCGCGCTCAGCGCGGCCTTGTGCGCCGGCGGCTTCGTCCGCGCCTATGGCGTCGCGTTTCTCGGACGTCCGCGCAGCGAGCCCGCGACGGCGGCGACCGAAGCCGATGATTGGTCGCTCGGCGCCATGGCGGGGCTGCTGCTGGCCTGCCTGCTGGCCGGATTGCTGCCGAGCCTCGTGATCAGCGTGATCTCGCCGACGGTCATGTCGGTCATCGGCGCGCAGATGCCGACGCCCGGCGGCATGCCCTTTCTGTCGATCGCCCCGATCGCGGAGAGCCGCAGCTCCTATAACGGCGTCGTGCTGTTCATCTTCATCGTGTTCTCGGCTCTGCTCGCGGCGCGCGTCGTGCATCGCTTCGGCTCGCACGCATCGAAGAGGGGCCCCGCCTGGGACTGCGGTTATCCCGACCCCGCGCCGTCGACTCAATATACGGCGAGCAGCTTCAGCCAGCCGATCCGCCGCGTGTTCGCCAACGCCGTGTTCCTCGCGCGCGATTTCGTCGACATGCCCGCGCCGGGCGACACCCGGCCGGCGCGATTTACACTGAATATCACCGACCGCGTGATGGAGAACATCTATCGGCCGATCTCCGGAGGAGTGACGTTCTGCTCCACGCAGCTCGACAGATTCCATTCCCTTCCCATCCAGGGATATCTGATGCTCGTCTTCGTCGCGCTCATCGTTCTGCTTTCGGGGATCGCAATATGGCAATGA
- a CDS encoding respiratory chain complex I subunit 1 family protein yields MAMILALAAQGLQMAFVLALSPLLIGFTRKVKARLLRRQGPPLLQPYRDLVRLMRKEVILAENASWLFRAAPYLIFATTWVATALTPTFATGLAFSWAADLIVITALLGSARLFLALAGMDVGTSFGGIGSSREIMFASFAEPAMLMIVFIVSLIAGSTELSVVANHMLSSSELPVSFAFALVALGIVAIAENGRVPVDNPATHLELTMVHEAMVLEYSGRHLAVVELAAAMKLLLYVSLTICIFFPWGLAPYEAGVGAMAASALGYVGKVAVAGFLLALFEVSTAKMRVFRVPNFLGAGLMLGLLGLLLLFVSRSL; encoded by the coding sequence ATGGCAATGATCCTGGCTCTCGCCGCGCAGGGCCTGCAGATGGCTTTCGTGCTGGCTCTCTCGCCGCTCCTCATCGGCTTCACACGAAAGGTGAAGGCGCGTCTGCTCCGCCGGCAGGGGCCGCCATTGCTGCAGCCCTATCGCGATCTCGTGAGGCTGATGCGCAAGGAGGTGATTCTCGCAGAGAACGCATCCTGGCTGTTCCGTGCGGCGCCCTATCTCATTTTCGCGACGACATGGGTCGCGACCGCTCTCACGCCGACCTTCGCCACGGGCCTCGCCTTCAGCTGGGCGGCCGATCTCATCGTCATCACGGCTCTACTCGGGAGCGCGCGACTGTTTCTCGCGCTCGCCGGAATGGATGTCGGCACGAGCTTCGGCGGCATCGGATCGAGCCGCGAGATTATGTTCGCATCCTTCGCCGAGCCGGCGATGCTGATGATCGTCTTCATCGTCTCGCTGATCGCCGGCTCGACGGAGCTGTCGGTCGTCGCCAATCATATGTTGTCGAGCTCAGAGCTGCCGGTGTCCTTCGCCTTCGCGTTGGTGGCGCTCGGCATTGTCGCGATCGCGGAGAATGGTCGTGTCCCCGTCGACAATCCGGCGACCCATCTCGAGCTGACGATGGTCCATGAGGCGATGGTGCTCGAATATTCGGGGCGCCATCTGGCCGTGGTCGAGCTCGCCGCGGCGATGAAGCTGCTGCTCTATGTCTCGCTGACCATCTGCATCTTCTTCCCATGGGGCCTAGCGCCTTATGAGGCCGGCGTCGGCGCCATGGCGGCGAGCGCGCTCGGCTATGTCGGCAAGGTGGCGGTAGCAGGCTTCTTGCTGGCCCTCTTCGAGGTGTCGACCGCGAAGATGCGGGTTTTCCGCGTGCCGAACTTCCTCGGCGCCGGCTTGATGCTCGGCCTGCTCGGGCTTCTGCTGCTGTTCGTCTCCCGGAGCCTGTGA